The proteins below are encoded in one region of Silene latifolia isolate original U9 population chromosome 2, ASM4854445v1, whole genome shotgun sequence:
- the LOC141641090 gene encoding uncharacterized protein LOC141641090, with protein sequence MNKQKSNIYGNGLPHTILEQFADLTGLKIGKLPFRYLGVPISAKKLSTLDCHMLVEKVVDRIRALGTKKLSYAGRLVLIKSVLSSLHSYWARIYIIPTSIMAKIESICRSFLWKGDPHSSSNALVAWKQVCLPKEQGGLGVCDLRRWNVAAVGKYVWWLMDKKDRLWVKWVHSIYLKGIDWTAYKPSQGSSWAWKRICRVKDRLISGYINHDWLENDGIYSIASGYNWLGEEPKVAWHSLVWHSEGFPKHQFISWLYVQRRMLTKDRLSRLFNCSELLCSLCLHADEDHDHLFFSCSYSKKILLLIQEWTGLEVPERDILSWRQAQNLNRRKTVSLIVQALVYHIWWARNNCHFNQLVWHPEIVGKRVQSDVQNWMGRVSKVRKQLVWS encoded by the coding sequence ATGAATAAACAAAAGTCTAATATCTATGGTAATGGACTGCCTCACACTATTCTGGAACAATTTGCTGATTTAACAGGCCTTAAAATTGGGAAGCTGCCTTTTAGATATTTAGGAGTCCCTATTTCTGCTAAGAAACTATCTACTCTAGATTGTCATATGTTGGTAGAGAAAGTGGTGGATAGAATTAGAGCTCTGGGCACGAAAAAGCTCTCTTATGCAGGAAGATTGGTGTTGATCAAAAGTGTGCTTAGTAGTCTTCATAGTTACTGGGCTAGGATTTACATCATTCCCACCAGTATTATGGCAAAGATTGAAAGCATCTGCAGAAGTTTTCTTTGGAAAGGGGACCCTCATTCCTCTTCTAATGCTCTGGTGGCTTGGAAACAGGTATGCTTACCAAAGGAGCAAGGGGGTTTAGGGGTGTGTGACCTTAGAAGATGGAATGTGGCTGCTGTGGGCAAGTATGTATGGTGGCTGATGGATAAGAAGGACCGCCTGTGGGTTAAATGGGTGCACAGCATTTATTTAAAAGGCATAGACTGGACTGCATATAAACCATCTCAGGGTAGCAGCTGGGCATGGAAAAGAATCTGCAGGGTCAAGGATAGACTTATTTCTGGGTATATTAATCATGATTGGTTAGAAAATGATGGTATATACTCCATAGCTAGCGGTTACAATTGGCTAGGAGAGGAGCCTAAGGTGGCTTGGCACAGTTTAGTCTGGCACTCTGAGGGCTTTCCTAAGCATCAGTTTATCAGTTGGCTTTATGTGCAAAGACGCATGCTGACTAAAGACAGGCTTAGCAGATTGTTTAACTGTAGTGAGCTCTTATGTTCTCTTTGTCTACATGCAGATGAAGACCATGATCATCTCTTTTTCTCATGTTCCTACAGTAAGAAGATTCTTCTACTGATTCAAGAATGGACTGGGTTGGAGGTTCCTGAGAGGGACATTCTGAGTTGGCGGCAAGCTCAGAACCTGAATAGGAGGAAAACTGTATCCTTAATAGTACAAGCTTTGGTATACCACATATGGTGGGCTCGGAATAACTGTCACTTCAATCAGCTGGTTTGGCATCCGGAGATTGTTGGGAAGAGGGTCCAATCTGATGTGCAAAATTGGATGGGCAGAGTGTCTAAGGTTAGGAAACAATTAGTGTGGTCTTGA